CCCGTCCCAACCAACCTCAGTAGTAAATGCCTTTtcacatttactctatctataccttttATAAACGTGTATTCCTCTATCACACCTCTCCTGGTCCACCTACACTCTATGGagtaatgtcctaacctattcacacTTTCCCTATATCTCAGGTCAAGTCCTGGGAACAATCTGTATTTTTTCTGCACTCGTTCAATCTTATTATATCCTTCTGAGAAGTAGCTTCAAATTAGCCTCTGCAACATCAATTTCGACATAATATCCcaacaatattttgatttatgaagacccaTGTCCTAAAGGCATTACAACGCCATCTACCTTCGACAACAATTTCAAGAAATTTTGGAGCTGTATTCCCTGATACCTTAGTTTTACCGCACTACTCAATGTCCTACCACTCAATGCCTTAGTGTTTTCGTGGTTTGTTCTCAAaaactgcaacacctcacacgtGTCTTCATTAAGTTCTATCTCCCAATCTCCATTCCAACTTTTTCCAGCTGTTCCATTTcacgctgcaagctctgataaccTGCCTCGCTGTCAGTAccttggtgtcttccacagattTGATGACccggtttaccacattatcatccagagcgTTGATATATATGACAGACACCATACACAGTACAGATCGCTGCCGCACACTACTAGTCATAgaactccagtcagagaagcaaatcTCTACCACCTCTCTTAGCTTCTCTCGCGTATCCAATATCTAAACTAACTTGCGGCCATGtcatgaatgccaagcgacttaATCTTATTGACCAggctcccatgagggaccttgtcaaaggccttgctgaagttcaTGTAAACATCATTCACTGACTTGTTTTCATTATTTGCTTGGTAACTTCCTCGAGAAGCTATAAGATTGGTTAAACGGGATCCACCAGGCACAAATCAGTGTTGGCCATCCCTGATCAATGCTTGTCTAGGAACATACTCATATTCAGTCCCTTAGAAATCATGCCAATAACTTTACCATCACTGGTGTTAGCCTCACCATCCTGtgattccctggtttattcttacagTCTTttcaaacagcagaacaacattagctacccttCAACACTTCCGGATCCGACCCGACGTTTTAAATACCTTTACTGGAGCACCTGCAATCTCTGAACTAGCCTCAAATGTGGTACGAAGGAAAGCCCGAGGGATTTATCCTCCCTCATCTGCATCAAGACAGTAAATATCTCCTCATCCGTACTCTGTGTGGAATCCATGATTTCATTCTTCGTTTTAAAGAATCtgttcatctcctgagtaaatattaatgcaaaaaaaaaaaacccaattTAAATCTCCCCCATCATTTTAAGCTTCATGCATAAAGGCCCGCTCTGAACTTCAAGACCAATTTTGTCCATTGGTATACTTTTGTTCCAAATATATTTGATGAAGAGTTTGTGATTCTCTTTTCCCTTGTCTACTAGAGCAAACTCATGCTGTAATTTAGCACTCCTGATTTCCTCCTTTAGTAACGCTTGCACTTCTTGTACTTACCAAGCACCTCATTTGACCCTTCGAGTCCCTAAACATGTTACCCCTGCCTTTTATTCCGTCACAAACATTCAAACTCTGTACTTGTGGTCACTTATGCattcaaactctgcactctcaaaatcttAGTTTTGGAGGCCTCACACTTAGCAAGCACAACCTGTCCAATCCACTTTCGTCAGATCCTTTCAAATACCATTAAAatgggcctttctccaatttagattcTTAACCCGAAGACCAGACCTACCCTGTTCCATAATGATGTTTAATCTAATGGCACCAGATCCATAGTGTTTACCTGCACACGTCTGTCACTTGCACTGTCGTGTTCCCTAATAGAATTCCTGTACGCACTGACTATAGTTATGACCTCAATATATTGATTACAGAAACTACCTTGAACTCATTTGATCAGCACTGTCACATCCAGCCCTTCACAATAAGGGTGTCCCAGTCGATAAATGGGAAGTTAAAATTATCTACCGTCATAACCTTCTGTTTCTTGCAACTATCTGTGATCTCTCAACAAATTTGATCCTCTAAATCCATTGTCTGTTGGGtgctctataatataatcccatcacTTTGTTTTAATGTTCAGTTTCACCCATGCAGTCTCAGTAGACGAGCCCTCCAGTTTGTCCTGTCTGAGCAATGCAGGGACAGTTTTCCTGACTAGTGATGCCACCTCTCCTTCTTTAATTCCTCCCGCTCCATTGAATCAGTTCTAACGCAACGGAACGCTGGAGTGCTGAAAAGCCAGACTACACCTCTTCCTACCAAATCACATCAATGGTTACAATGCTGTAATTCAATGTGCTAACCAATGCTTTAGGCTCATCTACCTTtcctccttgcattgaaataatatgcaactcagaacattagtttcACTATGTTTAGTGTCCTGACTCTGTAAGTTGACTTCACAACATATTTCCCAGACAGTCACTACGTTGTCCGGACTAGTTCTTCATTGCCCTGAAACTCGAGTTTAACACCACCCCATCCCGATGCCACTTACGACCCTTCCCGCAAGGTTATCAGTCCCCCACTAGTTTGGCTATGAAACGATCATGTCtctacaggtcccatcttccttGGAAGAGTGCCCAATCATCCAAATATCTGAAGCCCTCCATAATGCACCATCTCATCAGCCACACGTTAGTCTATATTGTCGTGCTATTTCAGGCCTCATTCGCATCTtttatgggtagcaatcctgagaacatAGCACTAGAGTACCTGCCCTTTCAGCTTACCCCGAACTCCATGaaatcactttgcaggacctcattaCAATTCCTACTCTCGTCTTTGGTACCAACGTGAACCACGACCTCAGCAGCTCACCCTTTCCTGAAGAAAGTTTCAGACTCGATGCAAGGTATCTCTGACCTTGGCAAGACACCATGCAGAAAACTTGTTCTCATAAATAGAATCTCCAGTCTGTTCTCCGGACCATTGAATTCCCCCTGTGAGTGCAACTCACCTCTTCTCATCCCTTCTGACTCAAAAAGCGCCACTCAGAGCCAGAGGCGTAATCGCCGTGGCTGTCCTCTGCTAGGCCATATCCCAAAACTGAAATCCGTATACCTGTTACAGAAGAGTTTCCTGCAGTGGCTgcctgctcccttcccccttcttaCAGTCACTCAGTTATCTGTGTCCTGTCCCTTGGGTATAGCACCCTCCCCGTACAGCCTGTTAGTCAACCTCTCAGCCTTTTGAATGATCCcgggttcatccagctccagctccaattccttagcACAGTCTGTAAGAAGCATTCCTGAAGGTGTAGATATTGGGGACATTGAATGTCTCCCCTTGCTGCACCCTGTAGGAAGAGTATTCCACTCTCCTGCTTGGCTTTCCCACTGTTCTAACCGTGAAAAAGAGGTAAAATATTACATAAAATCTACCTAAAGCCTCTGCCTCTGCTCACCATACCCTCTCTGACACAAGACTAAGCTCCCCACTCTATCTCTGGCTTACTCACACTATGTCCGCTCCGCCTAAATCTTGCCAAATGGATAATTACCTTGCCATCCGCGGCGCTGAAAGTACCGTCTGACCCCGTTCGCTTCTTTTAAAATCTTTCCCCCGCTATGAACACTTCAATGGCTGTTAGTGATCTGTGCTGAGCTGGGTCAGTCCACGTTCAGGGTAGATTTATACCGATCCCTTCGCTCCTCAATATATTccccattgttcattacagagcgTGACTGAGCTCGCGGAGAAGGGAAACCGATCGGGAGCTTCCAAACTCCTCCtggatctggtgatggagaagggctccggggcccggagggtgatgtgggaatcctttgtgaaaCTGCATCATCATTTACCGAAGCTGAGCAGAATATTGAATGAAATACAGGAACGTGGTAGGGTAAACAATACACTGAGTGTTACAGATGTAAATGTTGATGAATTTACAGTATTACGCAGAACAGATTTCATGCAGGTTAATCTGTTTGAACAGGTGACGGCCAGTTCGCCTACATGGACACTGAGCGGGGTTTATCTGAAGTGCCCAAACATCTGAAAGGTAAGTGATGGAATGGAAATCTCAAAGTCtgtatttcacactgagagtctgaatatgtctctttagaggcctgtttagagactgtcagagtctgggGGACAGGTTTTTGTTGCTATTTCACTCTGCGAGTCTGAATACGTgtctttagaggcctgtttagaggCCAACAGAGTCTGGGAGGCAGGGTCTTGTTGCTGTGACAAGAAGGTATTTGCATTTGTCACAACACCTTTTCTGTAGGGCTGAATATCTGGAGATTTGACAAAACTGAAGCCAGACCATTCCAATTGGAACATCCAACTCCAGCAAGGGAAATCTCACACCTCTGATCCAAAGTGGAGCAGAGATTTGTTGTTATTTCTGCATAAGAACATGACatgggagcagaactaggccattcagtccatcagtcTGCTCCgcgattccatcatggctgatccccgaTTCCACTCAAcatcatacacctgccttctcgccatatcctttgatgccctgaccgatcaggaacttCTGCCTTCATTACACCCATGGactcggcctccactgcagtctgagcCAGAGCCTTACAGACTGTCATTATTCTCTGGCTCAAAGAGTCCTCCTTACCTGTTGTAAAGGATCGCCCCTCAATTTGGATGCCCTGGCCCCTAGTTCTGGATGcacctaccacaggaaacatcctttccacattcaccctatctggtcctttcaacattttgcAAGTTTAAAAGAGATTCCCTTGCATTCcttaaaattccaatgagtactggcccaaagttgccaaaacacaccccatatgttaaccccttcattcccggaatcatcctcctgaatctcctcgggactctctctaatgaccaCACATCTTTTCAGAGGTACTTCAGCTTTTCAGCAAAGCTGTTGACAACACACCTGCAGTGCAGCCTGACTATACAGTCCtgtaaaggctcagcatttaTATTCGATTTTCTTTTTTGccacctttaccacagacttGACCTTTAAACTAATCTTCTGTGAGTTTTGCTCGAGGCTCCGATGTCCCTCTGAAGtcgctctgcacctctgattcttGGACCTTCttcctatttagataatagtccgctcctttcaccaaaatgcattatcatacatttccaacgatgtattccatctgccaccttttagcccatttttccaacatGTCTCAGCCCTGTTGCAATCGCACTAcagacccctccacctatctttgtatcatccgcaaacgttGCCACAAATGCATACATTCAATTatataaatcattgacaaacaatctgaaagtcagcggtcccaatactgatccctgcggATCACCaccggtcactggcagccaaccagaaaaggccccttttattcctactcgctgCCTGCTGCCTGTCAGCAATTCCGCTCCacgtgccagtatctttcctgtgacgCCATAGATTTTTATCTGGTTAAGGagactcatgtgtggcagcttatcaaatgccttctgaaaatctaagtaaatgggATCCACggactcctttgtccaccctgcttcttacttccATAATGAATTCTACCAGAAATCATGCTAACTTATattgtcattagtctccaagtacctcgaaaccccAACCTTAATAAGAGACTCCAACTTTTTCCCGGTCGCTGTGGcttggctaactggcctataatttcctttcttttgccttcctcccttcttaaagagtagagtgacaatagcaaacttccagtcctccgggaccatgccagagtaaagtgattcttcaaagaGCATGACCAATCCATTTGTCAtcacttcagcaacctctctcagatatctgggatgtagtccatctggccctggTGACTTTGCACCTGAAGAGCTTTCAGTATGCTGAGATGTTTTTCCTTTgtgatagcaatggcactcactcctactgCCTGTCACTCGCAGAGTGCGCATTATCCAGTGTTCCAGCAtggactctcacctcccttttaatctttatataactgaaaaaaagtgtttattatcctgctttatattattggcttttctgctctcatatttcatcttttccctactTATAGTTTTTTTAGTTGACTATTGTTATCTTGTATGCCCTTTCCTCggcttttatgcaatccttaacttccATTGTCACCCATGGTTGCCTACACATGTcacttgagaacttcttcctccgtGGGCCGTATCCATCCTGCAACTTGAGACCTTTACCCGGAAGCTTCAGCCATCTCCGCTCGTATCTTTCTCCAATCTACCTGGGAAAGCTTctctcttgtgcctctgtaattcgctttattccattgcgatactgatactgtAAATTATGCTTCTCCTTCCAAAACGGTATTATGAATTCACTcagattatgatcactacctcttaatggttcttttacattaagctcaCTCATAAGTTCAGggctattacacaacacccaatcaaagACAGCCTTTCACTGAGTcgtctcaagcacaagctgctctgaaactcTATCTCGTGGGAACTcgataaattccctctcttgcaatctgattCCTGACGTTTGTTTGATTTTCTTATTCCCCGTGCACATTGAAGTCCTTCATTACAACTGCGTCATTGGCTTTAACACATGCCttttccaactccctttgcaatctcaaccccacacatTCGATATTTTCAGGCCAATATAGGATCCCCataaagcttttttttaacttttacagTTTCCTACCTCCACCCACAAAGCTTCAACATTAtctaaccctatgtcacctctttctgcagATGTGATTCCACCTCGAACTAGCACAGCCACATCACCAACAcgtatgccttcctgcctgtcctttcgataagatgtaaaTCTTCtaacgttaagctcccagctatggtcttctttcagccacgactcagtgatgcccacgacATCATACCAaacaatctctaattgcaccaaaAGTTCGTCCACCTATTCTGAATGTtgcgtgcatttaaatataatGCGTTTAGTCCAGCATCTCCACCCTTTGTCgatgtggtacaatttaacagtTTGCTCCGTCTGTATTtgaacccaatcattggcttgtccaccCTAACATTCATGTTAAaaccatcatctacttgtaaaactgctggttcatccacagctttatcATCTTAGTTCCAGTCCCGGCCATTTCATGTTAAAACACCTAACAGCCCCAGTAAATCTGCCCGTAAGAATAATGATCCTTATCGGATTCACGTGCAACCCGTGCCTTTTGTACAGCCCCTACCTACCCCTGAAGTGGtctcaattatccagaaatctgaattcctgccccctgctccaaatgCTCTGCCACACATTTTTctgccacctcactctattcctattgcCACTGTcaggtggcacaggcagcaatcctgagatcactactTTTGAGTTcctgctcctcagcttttttcctaaccccctgtgttctgttttccagacctcctcccttttctcttcCTATGTCGTTGCTACCAATGTTTGTTATGACTTCTGACTGCTCAACCTCCCTTCTCAGGGTATTGTGGACGCGTCCAGAAACATTTCGGACAATGGCACCTGAGAGACAAAGTACCAtcggtgtccacagaatcgcctgcctGTCCTCCTGACTTCAGAGTTCCCTGTTaccgctgccatcctcttcagcttCCTGCTCTTCCGCACATCATCGGGGAATTGCCTGGGTTCATGTACCAGCTCCTCGGAGAATTAGAGACTGTAGACCAGTGCGGGGTGTGTTACATCGTGACTGGCTCAGCCTGGAAAAGGAAACTGAAATTATGTTCCTTTTTTGTGACAGCTTAATCCTAAAGGACTGTCAAGAACATGGGTTCCATTGTGAGAGAAGTAAAagtcagtagagcaagtaaatgcccccttcccccccccccccgttacccTCTGTAGGGTTGCACAGTTCAGCAGAAGCTGAGCAGTGAAAGCAGTGAAACCACCCAGTCCACacaacactctcctctccagaatcATGTGTGCACTTGGTGCTCGCTGGAACACCGGGGAATCTGCAAACTACCaacagaggggagagtggagcatTTAACAGCGGATCTGAATCAGATCAGAAATGTTTCTGGGCCGTCTTTCATCTTCTGACACTCTAATCTCTGATCTCCGAATTTCACCCAAACAATGTCTTtcacaagaatttttttttatttaaagaaaatatgTTGTATGCTCCATGTACATCAGATCAGGCATTGCCAACCTATTTCTGTCCGTCCTAAGATGTTCGAAGGAAACACatggagactctgcgggcacaaactgaaacactgagagtgaacacgatcctgatgagggagaaggtgaaggttttccagctggttgatcgatacgctgagctcacggtcatttctactgttcgagatcggacactggtggaacatgagctgctcgCAAGAGGCAGAGAtcacgaggagtggagagaaaaagatcTCCGTGGTAAGCTAGAAAAAATTCGGACTGATCAGTTATTCAAGAAGAGCTTTGTTCAAAAATTGCAAAGATATTTCTTTGGAAACAAATCAGGGATGTccgcagcagtggccggagtcccagggatcgggaaaacaacaatggtacaaaagattgtttatgactgggccacggggaagatataccaacaattccagtttgtcttcagtttcaaattccgggatttaaacaccattaactgcagaataaacctgaaAGAACTGATTCTGCATCATTACCCCTACTTTGGGAATATGCTGGGAGAGATCTGgaaacagacagagggaatgctgttcatattcgatggtttggatgaatttaAGGACAAAATCAACTTTGTTGATGGTCGAAGAGACACAGAATCACAGGacacagatcctgaattcaagtgcaaggtgtctgacattgtgtaccgtttaatccagggcaagctgctcccagggtgttcagtgctggtgaccacccgccccactgcattacatttattggaaaaggcagacATCAgtatctgggctgaaatcctgggatttgttggtgaggaacggaaggaatatttcatcagacattttgaagatcagatggtggcggaagctgttttcaaacatgtgaaggagaacgagGTCCTGtataccatgagctacaacccctcctactgctggatccttgctctggcactgggcccctttttcacacaaagagtcagagacccacagcgagttcccaagaccgtcacccaactgtactcctactatatttacaacatcctgaaaaaccacggccgtgagattgacaacccccgtgatgtgttactcagggttggtcagatggccttcagaggagtgtacgagaggaagattgtgtttacagatggagatttgatcaactacaatctgcagccttcccagttcctgtccgggttcctgatggagcttttggagagagaggattctgctcggagcgtggtgtacacattcccacacctcactatccaagagtttgtagctgcagtcgcacaattcctgaatccacatcccggggatatcctgaaattcctcactgaagcccacaacacgacagatggacgatttgaggtatttcttcgttttgttgctggtctctcctccccaatgacagctcggggcctggaggagtttctgtgtccatttcctcatcaaacaacctgccgggtgattgactgggtgaaggaggaggttcaacgccagagtggaaacacagtgagtgaagctggtaaaaggagcctcctgaacacattgcactacctgtttgagtctcagaatagtggactggctcaggccgcactggaatctgtggaaacactttcattccgtggaatgacactgaccccgattgactgcgcggtcctgtctcatgtcatcggactctgtgatacaataaaacacctggACCTGGggaactgccacattcagtgtgaaggaatccagcggctgggtcccgggctgcacaagtgccaggatttgaggtaacttgatttatctctcattCTGAACTGTGAGAGTGTctcattgtgttgtttcaatgtaaagggatttcggtaaatttgtagtaaatcagattgtgaaaaattttgacaaatgcccaggggatcggtcagtaattccccaaggacgggaGGGTTATGAGGTTCCTagtgaagggatgttggagacttcatcagatcagtgaacaatggccattggtttaatggtagtaaatcacaggaatggccgtgtttctcgctgcctgtgacacgtccattgacaatattccttctcactgttactgacacccagaccgacactgactgcagcaggtgggtcagagattcacacccccttcccggtgagggacaagagaccgtcagcagactgtcccagtgagaaggaaagaaataccattgtgagattgtcctcacactgccattccccgtgtgtGACTTTGCTCACTTCCAGACACGCAAAGAGCAAGGGTGCATCTCCTCTGGGCctctgttcagacccaacacacaCGTACAAAAAAATTCTGCATCCTCTCATCTTGCAGGATTATCGTTTACCCTTggaatcctcctgtgggacctctcatCCCAAACCCCCTTCCATTCTTTGGAATCTCGCccctatccccattcctcctgtgggttctcgaTTACTCTTTTCTCATCCTTCTGTGGGAAGTCTTTtccacacaaccccccccccaccgtgaaatctctcctccccatcctccttcctcctgtgggatctctcttccccatctcccttccccgtgtgggatctctcttccccatccctcctcctcctgtgggatctctcttccccatcccccatccacctgtgggatctctcttccccaactcCCTTTCACCTCTGAGATCACtcttctccatcccccttccttctatggatttctcttccccaccccccttcctcctgtgggttctctctcccccattgacttcttcctgttggatctctctttggcatgcccCATTGTCCTGTGGAATTTCTCTACCCATCCCTCTTCCCCTTGTGAGATTTCTCTTCCTAATCCCACATCCttctgtgggaactctcttccacatccctcctactCCTGGCCAATCTCTCAACCCCTTCCCCCTTAATCCTGTTTAATCTCTCTctatatcccccttcctcccatgggatctctcttcccatgcctcatcctgctgtgggatctctcttccccatcccccttcctcctgtgggttctctctaccccatcccccttcctcctttgggatctctcctccccatccccatctcgcctgtgggaactctcctccccatagaatcataaaatcatagaacactacagcacagaaaacaagacattcggtccttctagtctgtaccgaaaccttattccgctagtcccattgacctgcacccagtccataatcctccagtcctctcccatccatgtatctatccaatttattcttaaagcttaagagtgagtccccattttccacatcagatggcagctcattccacactctcaccaccc
This sequence is a window from Hypanus sabinus isolate sHypSab1 unplaced genomic scaffold, sHypSab1.hap1 scaffold_126, whole genome shotgun sequence. Protein-coding genes within it:
- the LOC132386691 gene encoding NACHT, LRR and PYD domains-containing protein 3-like isoform X1, yielding MSAAVAGVPGIGKTTMVQKIVYDWATGKIYQQFQFVFSFKFRDLNTINCRINLKELILHHYPYFGNMLGEIWKQTEGMLFIFDGLDEFKDKINFVDGRRDTESQDTDPEFKCKVSDIVYRLIQGKLLPGCSVLVTTRPTALHLLEKADISIWAEILGFVGEERKEYFIRHFEDQMVAEAVFKHVKENEVLYTMSYNPSYCWILALALGPFFTQRVRDPQRVPKTVTQLYSYYIYNILKNHGREIDNPRDVLLRVGQMAFRGVYERKIVFTDGDLINYNLQPSQFLSGFLMELLEREDSARSVVYTFPHLTIQEFVAAVAQFLNPHPGDILKFLTEAHNTTDGRFEVFLRFVAGLSSPMTARGLEEFLCPFPHQTTCRVIDWVKEEVQRQSGNTVSEAGKRSLLNTLHYLFESQNSGLAQAALESVETLSFRGMTLTPIDCAVLSHVIGLCDTIKHLDLGNCHIQCEGIQRLGPGLHKCQDLRLGENDVGDSGVKLVSAALRNPECKIQKLELWGVGLTDSGAEDLASALSTNPSLTELNLSYNKLGDSGVKLVSAALRNPECKIQTLWLNNVGLTDSGAEDLVSALSTNPSLTELNLSDNKLGDSGVKLVSAALRNRECKIQKLWLIRVGLTDSGAEDLASALSTNPSLTDLSLGSNSLTDQSVPALRRLILTLRSLEWIWLEGNLFSETGENELRSLRGVRPGLRVWI
- the LOC132386691 gene encoding NACHT, LRR and PYD domains-containing protein 3-like isoform X2, with the protein product MSAAVAGVPGIGKTTMVQKIVYDWATGKIYQQFQFVFSFKFRDLNTINCRINLKELILHHYPYFGNMLGEIWKQTEGMLFIFDGLDEFKDKINFVDGRRDTESQDTDPEFKCKVSDIVYRLIQGKLLPGCSVLVTTRPTALHLLEKADISIWAEILGFVGEERKEYFIRHFEDQMVAEAVFKHVKENEVLYTMSYNPSYCWILALALGPFFTQRVRDPQRVPKTVTQLYSYYIYNILKNHGREIDNPRDVLLRVGQMAFRGVYERKIVFTDGDLINYNLQPSQFLSGFLMELLEREDSARSVVYTFPHLTIQEFVAAVAQFLNPHPGDILKFLTEAHNTTDGRFEVFLRFVAGLSSPMTARGLEEFLCPFPHQTTCRVIDWVKEEVQRQSGNTVSEAGKRSLLNTLHYLFESQNSGLAQAALESVETLSFRGMTLTPIDCAVLSHVIGLCDTIKHLDLGNCHIQCEGIQRLGPGLHKCQDLRLGENDVGDSGVKLVSAALRNPECKIQKLELNNVGLTDSGAEDLVSALSTNPSLTELNLSDNKLGDSGVKLVSAALRNRECKIQKLWLIRVGLTDSGAEDLASALSTNPSLTDLSLGSNSLTDQSVPALRRLILTLRSLEWIWLEGNLFSETGENELRSLRGVRPGLRVWI
- the LOC132386691 gene encoding NACHT, LRR and PYD domains-containing protein 3-like isoform X3 yields the protein MSAAVAGVPGIGKTTMVQKIVYDWATGKIYQQFQFVFSFKFRDLNTINCRINLKELILHHYPYFGNMLGEIWKQTEGMLFIFDGLDEFKDKINFVDGRRDTESQDTDPEFKCKVSDIVYRLIQGKLLPGCSVLVTTRPTALHLLEKADISIWAEILGFVGEERKEYFIRHFEDQMVAEAVFKHVKENEVLYTMSYNPSYCWILALALGPFFTQRVRDPQRVPKTVTQLYSYYIYNILKNHGREIDNPRDVLLRVGQMAFRGVYERKIVFTDGDLINYNLQPSQFLSGFLMELLEREDSARSVVYTFPHLTIQEFVAAVAQFLNPHPGDILKFLTEAHNTTDGRFEVFLRFVAGLSSPMTARGLEEFLCPFPHQTTCRVIDWVKEEVQRQSGNTVSEAGKRSLLNTLHYLFESQNSGLAQAALESVETLSFRGMTLTPIDCAVLSHVIGLCDTIKHLDLGNCHIQCEGIQRLGPGLHKCQDLRLGENDVGDSGVKLVSAALRNPECKIQKLELWGVGLTDSGAEDLASALSTNPSLTELNLSYNKLGDSGVKLVSAALRNPECKIQTLWLIRVGLTDSGAEDLASALSTNPSLTDLSLGSNSLTDQSVPALRRLILTLRSLEWIWLEGNLFSETGENELRSLRGVRPGLRVWI